In the genome of Vicia villosa cultivar HV-30 ecotype Madison, WI linkage group LG7, Vvil1.0, whole genome shotgun sequence, one region contains:
- the LOC131615860 gene encoding transcription factor JUNGBRUNNEN 1-like: MDVTKLDGLENKKEDEVVLPGFRFHPTDEELVGFYLRRKVEKKPLRIELIKEINIYKYDPWDLPKPSTMGEKECYFFCLRGRKYRNSIRPNRVTGSGFWKATGIDKPVYGVKESHGCIGLKKSLVYYRGSAGKGTKTDWMMHEFRLPPAKGKTGNNQLVNNHSNDVLEAEVWTLCRIFKRIPSFKKYTPNLKKDSQPPPFTPTTTNNSSSSNTCSFESDNTNPYSTSTFTDSQLVQQNHETKLFFNGHVDQRINQSFLTQVPTTLSQSSFWNEHPNMVDDEVFANENWDDLRSMVQFAFDPSKVYDCKDFN; the protein is encoded by the exons ATGGATGTAACTAAATTAGATGGCTTGGAGAACAAGAAAGAAGATGAAGTTGTTCTTCCCGGGTTTAGATTTCATCCAACCGATGAAGAGCTTGTCGGGTTTTATCTTCGGCGAAAAGTCGAGAAGAAGCCTCTTCGTATTGAACTCATCAAAGAAATCAACATCTATAAATACGATCCATGGGATCTTCCAA AACCTAGTACTATGGGGGAGAAAGAGTGTTACTTTTTCTGTCTACGAGGAAGAAAAtacaggaacagcataaggccaAATAGAGTGACAGGATCTGGATTTTGGAAAGCTACAGGAATTGATAAACCTGTGTATGGTGTTAAAGAGTCACATGGATGCATTGGATTGAAGAAATCTTTGGTTTATTATCGAGGAAGTGCGGGAAAAGGTACTAAAACTGATTGGATGATGCATGAGTTTCGTCTTCCACCGGCTAAAGGAAAAACTGGGAATAATCAACTTGTTAataatcatagcaatgatgttcTTGAAGCT GAAGTGTGGACACTATGCAGAATATTCAAAAGAATCCCATCATTCAAAAAATACACACCAAATTTGAAAAAAGACTCACAACCACCGCCATTTACTCCCACCACCACCAACAACTCTTCATCTTCCAACACATGCAGCTTCGAATCTGATAACACCAATCCATACTCGACTTCGACTTTCACAGACTCGCAACTTGTTCAACAGAATCATGAAACAAAACTATTCTTCAATGGACATGTCGACCAGAGGATTAACCAATCATTTCTAACTCAAGTTCCAACAACTTTGTCTCAATCAAGCTTTTGGAATGAACATCCGAATATGGTCGATGATGAAGTATTCGCAAATGAGAATTGGGATGATCTTAGATCTATGGTTCAGTTTGCCTTTGATCCTTCAAAGGTTTATGATTGTAAAGACTTTAATTAG
- the LOC131615859 gene encoding uncharacterized protein LOC131615859 has product MASPRAIENTENSLDKIKRQLASASGRNLLQGPLLKRSETLRKWNERWVILDPTTGRMEYKLRRNEPTVKGTILFDANSTITVSPVNFNGLPKYDGCCIYIGTPQKKDYFLCAETPGAARAWVSTLHATQLVLKAHKEAVNSLSGNGSAKLGTVATVVAAANSTASECSKEIEAAMQISLRNALGMMPNRTTDGPMDDLAIMKETLKVKDEELQNLARDLRARDSTIKEIADKLSETAEAAEAAASAAYTMDDHRRIACAEIDRLRKESEKQQEVYAQKLKEYEEKITGLSKEREQLTSQREAALQEAHMWRTELGKAREHGVILEATVVRAEEKVRVAEANAEARIKEAVQRETAATKEKQELLAYVNMLKAQLQRQHIDATQVVEKTESCSDTKHVDPTEENVDKACLSVSRANPIPAENVVHMATDQVNNIQPVGDNEWSDIQATEARIADVREVAAPETDGGSSLDIPVVSQPGINHHHEQGSNSFHQP; this is encoded by the exons ATGGCTTCTCCG CGAGCTATCGAAAACACAGAGAACAGTTTGGACAAGATCAAGCGCCAACTAGCTTCCGCTTCTGGAAGAAACTTGTTGCAGGGACCACTTCTCAAGAGATCCGAAACT CTGAGGAAATGGAATGAACGTTGGGTGATCTTGGACCCAACAACTGGAAGAATGGAATACAA GTTAAGAAGGAATGAGCCGACTGTTAAGGGAACGATTCTATTTGATGCGAATAGCACCATTACTGTTTCTCCTGTGAATTTCAA CGGGCTACCGAAGTATGACGGGTGCTGCATTT ATATTGGGACGCCACAGAAAAAGGATTATTTTCTATGCGCGGAGACTCCTGGCGCAGCTAGAGCATGGGTGTCAACTTTGCA TGCCACTCAATTGGTTCTGAAAGCTCATAAAGAAGCTGTGAATTCCTTAAGCGGAAACGGTTCTGCGAAATTAGGAACTGTTGCAACTGTTGTTGCTGCAGCCAACTCAACAGCGTCGGAATGTTCTAAAGAAATTGAAGCAGCTATGCAGATTTCTTTGCGAAATGCTCTTGGAATGATGCCAAATAGAACCACTGATGGTCCCATGGATGATTTAGCAATCATGAAG GAAACACTAAAAGTTAAGGACGAGGAGCTACAGAATTTGGCTCGAGACCTTCGGGCACGCGATTCAACTATAAAAGAAATAGCAGATAAGTTATCCGAGACTGCCGAAGCTGCTGAAGCCGCAGCATCTGCTGCTTATACTATGGATGACCACCGGAGAATCGCCTGTGCAGAAATTGATCGTTTGAGAAAAGAATCCGAGAAGCAGCAGGAGGTTTATGCACAGAAA CTAAAGGAGTATGAAGAAAAAATTACCGGCTTAAGCAAAGAAAGAGAGCAATTAACCAGCCAGAGAGAAGCTGCTCTCCAGGAGGCACATATGTGGCGTACCGAACTAGGGAAAGCTAGAGAGCATGGTGTGATTTTAGAAGCAACTGTAGTAAGGGCagaagagaaggttagggttgcAGAGGCAAATGCTGAAGCTAGGATAAAAGAGGCTGTACAGAGAGAAACGGCAGCAACGAAAGAGAAGCAAGAGCTTCTTGCATATGTTAACATGCTAAAAGCACAACTTCAAAG GCAACACATTGATGCAACTCAAGTTGTGGAGAAGACAGAGTCATGCTCGGACACAAAGCATGTCGACCCTACAGAAGAAAATGTCGATAAAGCATGCCTAAGTGTTTCTAGAGCGAACCCTATCCCTGCCGAGAACGTAGTTCACATGGCAACAGATCAGGTAAACAACATTCAACCAGTTGGTGACAACGAATGGAGCGATATTCAGGCGACAGAGGCAAGAATAGCCGATGTAAGGGAAGTAGCAGCGCCAGAAACTGACGGAGGAAGCAGCTTAGATATTCCAGTGGTTAGCCAACCAGGTATCAATCATCACCATGAACAAGGATCAAACTCGTTCCATCAGCCTTGA